Proteins co-encoded in one Montipora capricornis isolate CH-2021 chromosome 12, ASM3666992v2, whole genome shotgun sequence genomic window:
- the LOC138026074 gene encoding cilia- and flagella-associated protein 36-like, with the protein MAEGEEFVFDAVIGFLTSPIWNYPVRTFIEQNSLVFDSEGANHEEYQKIHSTYKSMVETLLSSFLKDVGISEEQFMTACKAGCQSPQFSSINRDVFDQIWAADDYEVFKRLMIQKNIELQLQALQIIQQIHNVQMPMVMPMPMPVPVAVQPTHPAAHAAPPAPAVDEDAIMREVLRRSKEEYESQMKSAEGKREKELQKKLAESEEESKRLMEIAKKEKEELEKALQISLEAQKQQTAEAEKLRTEVKQSTVQPTSKPPLVESKKEAKPTPPESKPAPKPSPVKSKSSTQDTKASEKSKATGLPALSGQPKKVANTASDAAAGWIQSAKDDAAAGSAAKQAAQSEKITPEDMKRRAEYLKQQRDKLLALKKQEREKSLTEYTEQQPKARPTTSRTARRVTAGEQVESLASKSSEEEAKKLAMRRALADVLKREVVDKE; encoded by the exons ATGGCGGAAGGAGAAGAGTTTGTTTTTGATGCTGTTATCGGCTTTTTAACCTCTCCAATATGGAATTATCCTGTTCGTACATTTATTGAACAGAATTCTCTAG TGTTTGATTCAGAGGGTGCAAATCATGAAGAATACCAAAAAATACACAGTACCTACAAGAGCATG GTGGAAACTTTACTGTCAAGCTTTCTCAAAGATGTTGGAATATCTGAAGAACAGTTCATGACAGCTTGTAAAGCTGGCTGTCAGAGTCCACAATTCAGTAGCATTAACAGA gaCGTGTTTGACCAGATATGGGCTGCGGACGATTATGAAGTGTTCAAACGATTAATGATTCAAAAAAATATAGAGCTGCAGTTACAGGCCTTGCAGATCATCCAACAAATACACAATGTGCAGATGCCCATGGTCATGCCAATGCCTATGCCTGTCCCCGTTGCTGTCCAGCCCACTCATCCTGCAGCCCATGCTGCTCCACCCGCTCCAGCTGTAGATGAGGATGCCATCATGCGTGAAGTGTTGAGAAGATCAAAAGAAGAGTATGAATCACAGATGAAGAGtgcagaaggaaaaagggaaaaggAATTACAAAAAAAGTTGGCTGAGTCCGAAGAGGAAAGCAAGAG GTTAATGGAAATagctaagaaagaaaaagaagaattagaAAAAGCTCTTCAAATTTCGTTAGAAGCTCAAAAGCAGCAAACAGCAGAGGCCGAGAAATTACGCACTGAAGTCAAACAATCGACAGTTCAGCCTACCTCAAAGCCCCCTTTGGTTGAAAGCAAAAAAGAGGCAAAGCCCACCCCTCCAGAGAGTAAACCAGCTCCGAAACCCTCCCCTGTGAAATCAAAATCATCCACACAGGACACCAAAGCCTCGGAAAAATCGAAGGCAACAGGCTTACCAGCTCTTTCAGGGCAACCGAAAAAAGTTGCAAATACGGCATCTGATGCAGCTGCTGGGTGGATACAAAGTGCAAAGGATGATGCTGCAGCTGGTTCTGCAGCCAAGCAAGCCGCACAG TCAGAGAAAATAACACCAGAAGACATGAAAAGGCGTGCCGAGTATTTAAAACAACAACGAGACAAACTCCTAGCTTTAAAGAAACAAGAACGAGAGAAAAGCTTGACGGAGTATACCGAACAGCAACCGAAGGCTCGGCCGACGACCTCCCGAACAGCGCGCCGGGTTACTGCCGGAGAGCAGGTCGAGTCGTTGGCATCCAAAAGCAGCGAGGAAGAGGCAAAGAAGTTAGCCATGCGCAGAGCTCTGGCGGACGTTCTGAAGCGAGAAGTTGTCGACAAGGAGTAA
- the LOC138026073 gene encoding serine/threonine-protein phosphatase 4 regulatory subunit 3-like isoform X2 has translation MASTRRRVKLYTLNEDRQWDDRGTGHVSSSYVERLQGMSIMVRSEEDGSILLESKIQPHTAYQKQQETLIVWSEGENYDLALSFQEKAGCDEIWEKICQIQGKDPSVTITQDIPEDDDSEERFEEVLDSTGPIELPPCELSKLEEIAELFNSVLPSPIRREKLSLAIEQDNYIRKMLDLFHICEDLENLEGLHHLYDIFKSLFFMNKQSLLEIMLADDLVFDVVGCLEYDPGKPSPQRHRLFLKESANFKEIIPITNSDTINKIHQTYRVQYIFDAILPPPTVFDENLFSALNSFILFNRIEIASRLQEDDKFLADMFLQLTDEDTLEERRKQLVSFLKELFSFSLHFQLHQKDEFFKALAHHGLLPALEMLLVSDDEENRLASVEIFSQVVDICPYLVRDFVMKEAQTQEEDMLINHMIDYMICDGDTGNAYQLSQLIRTLLDPENMALGANKMEKSEFLSFFYKHSMHVMTAPLFATTCDDKPSKDDYVNNVTLGHILELLTFCVEHHTYHIKNYVISKDLLRRVLVLMKSQHKFLVLNSLRFLRRIVGLKDEFYNRYIVKGQLFDPVISAFKENGQRYNLLNSAIVELFEFIRLEDIKSLCSHVCAKYTPYFKEVTYVSTFKGLVQRNEQEQDRKQPNNRILERGGLNHGIIHVNSRFRRDVRAPEEEEENWFDQEDENGEETVMIEQNDLLNDEPVFKNRKSFVSEKPPPSLVNNKRPLIGLVDYPDDEDEDDHEDDGTSTSPAKRVRLNTS, from the exons ATGGCAAGCACTAGGCGCCGTGTCAAACTATATACGCTAAACGAAGACAGGCAGTGGGATGACCGTGGTACAGGGCACGTGTCTTCGTCGTATGTTGAACGTTTACAAGGGATGTCGATCATGGTTCGATCCGAAGAAGACG GTTCAATTCTACTTGAGTCGAAGATTCAGCCGCACACTGCCTATCAGAAACAACAG GAAACCCTAATTGTGTGGTCAGAGGGCGAAAACTATGATCTAGCATTGAGCTTCCAGGAGAAAGCTGGTTGCGATGAAATTTGGGAGAAAATTTGTCAG ATTCAAGGAAAAGATCCTTCCGTGACCATTACACAAGACATTCCCGAAGATGATGACTCGGAGGAAAGATTTGAGGAAGTGTTGGATTCAACGGGGCCAATTGAACTACCACCTTGCGAACTTAGTAAACTGGAGGAAATCGCCGAGTTATTTAACAGCGTTCTACCTTCTCCAATTCGTCGAGAAAAGTTATCCTTAGCCATTGAACAAGACAATTACATTAGGAAAATGCTAGACCTGTTTCACATCTGCGAGGATTTGGAAAACCTCGAAGGACTTCACCACTTGTATGATATTTTCAAGTCGCTGTTTTTTATGAACAAACAGTCGCTGCTAGAGATTATGCTCGCCGATGATTTAGTCTTCGACGTTGTGGGGTGTTTAGAGTACGATCCTGGAAAACCGTCTCCTCAGCGTCACAGAttatttttaaaggaaagcGCGAACTTCAAAGAAATCATTCCCATAACGAACTCAGATACCATAAACAAGATTCATCAAACTTATCGTGTACAATACATTTTCGACGCAATCCTTCCACCTCCGACGGTTTTCGACGAGAATTTGTTTTCGGCTCTGAATTCGTTCATACTTTTTAATAGGATAGAAATTGCCTCTCGTCTGCAG GAGGATGATAAATTTTTAGCTGATATGTTTTTGCAACTTACGGATGAAGATACACTGGAAGAGCGACGGAAGCAGCTG GTTAGTTTTCTGAAAgaattatttagtttttcattACACTTTCAACTTCATcagaaagatgaattttttaaG GCACTTGCACATCATGGATTGCTTCCTGCTTTGGAAATGCTGCTC GTGAGTGACGATGAGGAAAACCGCCTTGCATCTGTTGAGATATTTTCACAGGTGGTTGATATCTGTCCCTACCTTGTCCGAGATTTTGTCATGAAAGAGGCTCAGACACAAGAAGAA GACATGCTTATTAATCACATGATAGACTACATGATTTGCGATGGAGACACAG GGAATGCATATCAACTTTCCCAATTAATCAGAACATTACTTGACCCAGAAAACATGGCACTAGGAGCAAAT AAAATGGAAAAGTCTGAATTCTTGAGTTTTTTCTACAAGCACTCTATGCACGTTATGACAGCACCACTTTTCGCCACAACTTGCGATGACAAACCGAGCAAAG ATGATTATGTAAACAATGTGACCCTTGGACACATTCTTGAACTCTTGACTTTCTGCGTAGAGCACCACACTTATCACATAAAAAACTACGTCATTAGTAAGGACCTGCTCAGAAGAGTTCTGGTTCTTATGAAATCACAGCACAAGTTCTTGGTTTTAA ATTCACTTCGATTCCTGAGAAGAATAGTTGGCCTAAAAGATGAGTTCTACAATCGTTACATTGTAAAAGGACAGTTGTTTGATCCAGTTATTTCTGCATTCAAGGAAAATGGACAGAGATATAATCTTCTCAACTCTGCTATTGTGGAGTTGTTTGAATTCATTAGGCTG gaGGACATTAAGAGTCTCTGTTCTCATGTATGTGCAAAGTATACACCATATTTTAAAGAAGTTACCTATGTAAGTACTTTTAAAGGCCTTGTACAAAGGAATGAGCAAGAGCAGGACCGGAAGCAGCCGAACAACAGAATTCTTGAgag AGGTGGCTTGAATCACGGAATCATTCATGTCAACAGCCGATTTAGGCGAGACGTGCGAGCTCcggaggaagaagaagaaaactggTTTGACCAGGAGGATGAAAATGGTGAAGAAACTGTCATGATCGAGCAGAATGACCTGCTTAATGATGAACCGGTGTTCAAGAATCGAAAAAGCTTTGTCAGTGAGAAACCACCTCCTTCCCTCGTCAACAACAAACGA CCTTTGATTGGACTTGTTGATTACCCTGACGACGAAGATGAAGATGACCACGAGGATGATGGAACGTCAACCAGCCCTGCGAAAAGAGTGCGACTCAACACCTCCTAG
- the LOC138026073 gene encoding serine/threonine-protein phosphatase 4 regulatory subunit 3-like isoform X1, which translates to MASTRRRVKLYTLNEDRQWDDRGTGHVSSSYVERLQGMSIMVRSEEDGSILLESKIQPHTAYQKQQETLIVWSEGENYDLALSFQEKAGCDEIWEKICQIQGKDPSVTITQDIPEDDDSEERFEEVLDSTGPIELPPCELSKLEEIAELFNSVLPSPIRREKLSLAIEQDNYIRKMLDLFHICEDLENLEGLHHLYDIFKSLFFMNKQSLLEIMLADDLVFDVVGCLEYDPGKPSPQRHRLFLKESANFKEIIPITNSDTINKIHQTYRVQYIFDAILPPPTVFDENLFSALNSFILFNRIEIASRLQEDDKFLADMFLQLTDEDTLEERRKQLVSFLKELFSFSLHFQLHQKDEFFKALAHHGLLPALEMLLVSDDEENRLASVEIFSQVVDICPYLVRDFVMKEAQTQEEDMLINHMIDYMICDGDTGNAYQLSQLIRTLLDPENMALGANKMEKSEFLSFFYKHSMHVMTAPLFATTCDDKPSKDDYVNNVTLGHILELLTFCVEHHTYHIKNYVISKDLLRRVLVLMKSQHKFLVLNSLRFLRRIVGLKDEFYNRYIVKGQLFDPVISAFKENGQRYNLLNSAIVELFEFIRLEDIKSLCSHVCAKYTPYFKEVTYVSTFKGLVQRNEQEQDRKQPNNRILESRGGLNHGIIHVNSRFRRDVRAPEEEEENWFDQEDENGEETVMIEQNDLLNDEPVFKNRKSFVSEKPPPSLVNNKRPLIGLVDYPDDEDEDDHEDDGTSTSPAKRVRLNTS; encoded by the exons ATGGCAAGCACTAGGCGCCGTGTCAAACTATATACGCTAAACGAAGACAGGCAGTGGGATGACCGTGGTACAGGGCACGTGTCTTCGTCGTATGTTGAACGTTTACAAGGGATGTCGATCATGGTTCGATCCGAAGAAGACG GTTCAATTCTACTTGAGTCGAAGATTCAGCCGCACACTGCCTATCAGAAACAACAG GAAACCCTAATTGTGTGGTCAGAGGGCGAAAACTATGATCTAGCATTGAGCTTCCAGGAGAAAGCTGGTTGCGATGAAATTTGGGAGAAAATTTGTCAG ATTCAAGGAAAAGATCCTTCCGTGACCATTACACAAGACATTCCCGAAGATGATGACTCGGAGGAAAGATTTGAGGAAGTGTTGGATTCAACGGGGCCAATTGAACTACCACCTTGCGAACTTAGTAAACTGGAGGAAATCGCCGAGTTATTTAACAGCGTTCTACCTTCTCCAATTCGTCGAGAAAAGTTATCCTTAGCCATTGAACAAGACAATTACATTAGGAAAATGCTAGACCTGTTTCACATCTGCGAGGATTTGGAAAACCTCGAAGGACTTCACCACTTGTATGATATTTTCAAGTCGCTGTTTTTTATGAACAAACAGTCGCTGCTAGAGATTATGCTCGCCGATGATTTAGTCTTCGACGTTGTGGGGTGTTTAGAGTACGATCCTGGAAAACCGTCTCCTCAGCGTCACAGAttatttttaaaggaaagcGCGAACTTCAAAGAAATCATTCCCATAACGAACTCAGATACCATAAACAAGATTCATCAAACTTATCGTGTACAATACATTTTCGACGCAATCCTTCCACCTCCGACGGTTTTCGACGAGAATTTGTTTTCGGCTCTGAATTCGTTCATACTTTTTAATAGGATAGAAATTGCCTCTCGTCTGCAG GAGGATGATAAATTTTTAGCTGATATGTTTTTGCAACTTACGGATGAAGATACACTGGAAGAGCGACGGAAGCAGCTG GTTAGTTTTCTGAAAgaattatttagtttttcattACACTTTCAACTTCATcagaaagatgaattttttaaG GCACTTGCACATCATGGATTGCTTCCTGCTTTGGAAATGCTGCTC GTGAGTGACGATGAGGAAAACCGCCTTGCATCTGTTGAGATATTTTCACAGGTGGTTGATATCTGTCCCTACCTTGTCCGAGATTTTGTCATGAAAGAGGCTCAGACACAAGAAGAA GACATGCTTATTAATCACATGATAGACTACATGATTTGCGATGGAGACACAG GGAATGCATATCAACTTTCCCAATTAATCAGAACATTACTTGACCCAGAAAACATGGCACTAGGAGCAAAT AAAATGGAAAAGTCTGAATTCTTGAGTTTTTTCTACAAGCACTCTATGCACGTTATGACAGCACCACTTTTCGCCACAACTTGCGATGACAAACCGAGCAAAG ATGATTATGTAAACAATGTGACCCTTGGACACATTCTTGAACTCTTGACTTTCTGCGTAGAGCACCACACTTATCACATAAAAAACTACGTCATTAGTAAGGACCTGCTCAGAAGAGTTCTGGTTCTTATGAAATCACAGCACAAGTTCTTGGTTTTAA ATTCACTTCGATTCCTGAGAAGAATAGTTGGCCTAAAAGATGAGTTCTACAATCGTTACATTGTAAAAGGACAGTTGTTTGATCCAGTTATTTCTGCATTCAAGGAAAATGGACAGAGATATAATCTTCTCAACTCTGCTATTGTGGAGTTGTTTGAATTCATTAGGCTG gaGGACATTAAGAGTCTCTGTTCTCATGTATGTGCAAAGTATACACCATATTTTAAAGAAGTTACCTATGTAAGTACTTTTAAAGGCCTTGTACAAAGGAATGAGCAAGAGCAGGACCGGAAGCAGCCGAACAACAGAATTCTTGAgag TAGAGGTGGCTTGAATCACGGAATCATTCATGTCAACAGCCGATTTAGGCGAGACGTGCGAGCTCcggaggaagaagaagaaaactggTTTGACCAGGAGGATGAAAATGGTGAAGAAACTGTCATGATCGAGCAGAATGACCTGCTTAATGATGAACCGGTGTTCAAGAATCGAAAAAGCTTTGTCAGTGAGAAACCACCTCCTTCCCTCGTCAACAACAAACGA CCTTTGATTGGACTTGTTGATTACCCTGACGACGAAGATGAAGATGACCACGAGGATGATGGAACGTCAACCAGCCCTGCGAAAAGAGTGCGACTCAACACCTCCTAG